The Liquorilactobacillus nagelii DSM 13675 DNA window TCAAGTGAATACGATCAAAAATATGCTACCGATTCGCGAGTTAAAATTTTTCATACCACTAAGCAATTAGTAGCATTCAATCAAAGTGATAACCAACTGAAATTTATCATTGGTGGAGCTAGTTTATTTGCTGCCTTTGCGGATCAAGTTGATTTACTGTATGTTACTAAGATTGCAGCTGCATTTAAAGGTGATGTCAAAATGCCATCCCTGCCTTGGTCAGAATTTGATTTAATCTGGGCTAAAAAAGGGCGGCAGGATCAACAAAATAAATATCCGCACCAGTTCAAACTTTACAGTCGGCGAACTAGCAAATTGTCGCTTACTACTCTAGAAAAATATGCCAATAGTTAACAGGAGTAAATAGCTGA harbors:
- a CDS encoding dihydrofolate reductase, with product MLAYIWAEDLHHQIGFQGHLPWYLPADLAHFKRVTQGYPMIMGRKTFASLPGILPGRPHCVLTSSSEYDQKYATDSRVKIFHTTKQLVAFNQSDNQLKFIIGGASLFAAFADQVDLLYVTKIAAAFKGDVKMPSLPWSEFDLIWAKKGRQDQQNKYPHQFKLYSRRTSKLSLTTLEKYANS